From the genome of Bradyrhizobium sp. ORS 278:
GAAGGTGAAGCGGCCGCTGTTCATCCGCGGCTCGACCTCGCGCTGGGTAACGAAGACGGGATTTTGGAAATAAGGCGGCAGGAACGCCGCCGCGATGCGGCGCGACAGCTCGGAATTGTCCTCGTCGACCACGGCGATCGAGGCGCGGTGCAGCTCCTGCGAGTTGCTCTGCGCCTGGCTGATCACCGCCACGGTGAACGAATAGATCACGAGCCCGATCAGCACGACATCGCCGAACAGGCTGCGCAGCTCCTTGGTGCCGAGCCAGAAGATATTGGCGAGCGAGCGCAGCATGGCTCAGCGCTCCTGCTTCGGCAGCATCAGCAGGCTGAGCCCGGTCAGCACCGGGATGAAGACGAGCAGCATCAGGATATCGGCGCCGAGATCGGCGAAGCCGAGCCCCTTGGTGAAGGTGCCGACGGTGATCGGGCGATAGTAGGTCATCGGAAAGCCCATCCCGATCATGCGGGCGACGCCGGACAGCGACGACACCGGCACCAGCATGCCCGAGAATTGCGTGGCCGGCAGCACAGTGAGGATTGCGGTGCCGAACAGCGCCGCGATCTGGGTGCGGCAGAAGGTCGAGATCAGCATGCCGAAGCCGGTCGTGGTGACGACATAGACGATCGTGCCGGTGACCAGCGGCAGGCCGTCGCCCTTCATGGGCACACGGAACAGCGTCAGCGCCATGACGACCATCAGCGCGAAATTGACCAACGCCACCGCGATATAGGGCAGCTGCTTGCCGACCAGGAACTCCAGCCGCGTCACCGGCGTGACGTAGAGATTGGTGATCGAGCCGAGCTCCTTCTCGCGCACCACCGCGAGCGCCATCAGGATCGCCGGAAACAGCGCCAGCAGTAGCGCGATAGTGCTCGGCGCCATCGCATAGATGCTGTCGAACGCCTGATTGTACTTGAAGCGGATCTCGACACCGACCGGCGAGGCGGCCTGCGGCCGCGCGGTCTTGACGGCCGGGTCGGACAGATAGAGCTGATGCGTGCCTTCGAGATAGCCGCGAATCGTTTCGGCGCGGAACGGCATCGCACCGTCGATCCAGGCCGACACGAAGGCCGGCCGGCCGCGCTTGATGTCGATGCCGAAATTCGGCGGGATCTCGATCGAGGCCTTGATGTCCCCGCTCTTCATCCGCCGCTCCAGCTCGGCGTAGTCGGCAAGCGGCGGCTTCTCGACGAAATAGCGCGAGCCGCGCAGCTCCGCGAGGTAGGCCCGGCTCTCCGGCGACTGATCGCGGTCGAGCGCGGCGAAGGTCAGGTTGTTGACGTCGGTCGAAATGCCGAAACCGATCACGATCATCAGGAACGCGGTCCCGAACAGCGCGAACATCAGCCGGATCGGGTCGCGGAGCAGCTCGAGCCCCTCGCGGATCGTGTAGGCGAGCAGCCGCCGCGGGCTGAAGGCGCGCTGGACCATCGGCCGCTGCTGACGATGAGGAGCGGGCTGCGCCTGCGTCAGCGTGGCCGGCGGATCGGCGACACCGGCATCCTGCTCCAGGAACGCGATGAAGGCCTGCTCGAGCGTCTGCGCCTGCTTGGCGCGGATCAGCCCGTCCGGCGTGTCTGTCGCCAGCACACGCCCCTCATGCATCAGCGACAGCCGGTCGCAGCGCGCCGCCTCGTTCATGAAATGGGTCGAGACGAAGATCGTCATGCCGTCACGGCGCGACAGCTCGATCAACAGGCGCCAGAACTGATTGCGCGCCACGGGGTCGACGCCCGAGGTCGGCTCGTCCAGGATCAGCAGATCGGGCTTGTGCACGATTGCCACAGCGAGCGACAGCCGCTGCCGGATGCCGAGCGGCAGCTCGGCCGCGAGCCCGTCGAGATGATCGGCCAGGTCGCAGCGCTCGATCAGCTCGGCGATCCGTTGCTCGGCCGCGGCCAGCGGCAGATGAAACAGCCGGGCATGCAGCACGAGATTCTGCCGCACCGTGAGCTCGCCATACAGCGAGAACGCCTGCGACATGTAGCCGACGCGGCTGCGGGATTCGTGATTGCCGGCCTCCATCGAGCGGCCGAAGATCAGCGCCTCGCCGCTGGTCGGCGGCAACAGCCCGGTCAGCATCTTCATCGTGGTGGTTTTGCCGCAGCCGTTGGAGCCGACGAAGCCGAAGATCTCGCCCTTGCGGATCTGGAAGCTGACGTCGTCGACAGCGGTGAAGTCGCCGAAGCGGCAGGTGAGGTTGCGCGCGACGATGACGGTCTCGTGGCTGCCGTCGAGCGCGGTCTTCACCGGCATGTCGGTGTCGGCATGATCGCGCGATGCATCCAGCGGCAGCAGCGCGACGAACGCATCCTCGATCGTCGCGGCGCCGGTCTGCGCCTTGAGCTCGGCCGGCGTGCCGGTCGCAAGGATGCGGCCGTCGTTCATCGCGATCAGCCAGTCGAAGCGGCTCGCCTCCTCCATATAAGCGGTGGCGACGATCACGCTCATGCGGCTGACACTGCGCGCACGCAGCCGGTCGATGAGGTCCCAGAACTGGCGCCGCGACAGCGGATCGACGCCGGTGGTCGGCTCGTCGAGGATCAGGAAGTCCGGATCATGGATCAGCGAGCAGCACAGGCCGAGCTTCTGCTTCATGCCGCCGGAGAGCTTTTTCGCGGGACGGCCGGCGAAGTCGGCGAGCGCCGTGGCGCCCATCAGTTCGGCGATGCGCCAGTCCCGCTCCGCCCTCGCCTGCCCGAACAGACGCGCGAAGAAGGCGATGTTCTCATAGACGCTGAGATCGGGATAGAGGTTGCGGCCGAGCCCCTGGGGCATATAGGCAATGCGCGGGCAGACCTGCTGGCGCGCGCGCCGGTCGGCCATGTCGGCGCCGAGCACGACGGCCTCGCCGGCCTGGATCGCGCGTGCGCCGGCCAGGATCGACAACAGCGACGACTTGCCGACGCCGTCGGGCCCGATCAGGCCGATGACGCAGCCACTCGGAATCTCGATCGAGACGTCGTCGAGCGCGGTGACGTCGCGGTAGCGATGGGACAGATGCCTCACGACCGCGACCGGAGGCGCGGCGATGCTCATGGCGCGGCTTGCAGGCGGGCCGGCCAGGCGACATCGGAACCCCATCGGACATACGCGACACCCGGCAACCCACTCCTCACCGCGTCGGCATGGGCCGCAAGCCTGGCCGGATCGACGCGCACGCGGACACGGAACATCAGCTTGTCCCGCTCGCTGCGCGTCTCGACGGTTTTCGGCGTGAACTGCGCCTGGCTCGCGACGAACGACACCTTTGCCGGAATGGGATGATCGGCATAGGCATCGAGCAAGATACGGGCGTCGCTCCCGATCTTGATCTTCCCGACCTCCTCCGTCGGCAGGAACACGTCCATGTAGACGTAACCAGTGTCGAGCATGGTGAAGACCTTGCCGCCCGCGCCCAGCACCTCGCCGACATTGGCGAGGCGATACTGGATGCGGCCCGCCTTCGGCGCGATCAGCGAATTGTCGGCGATCTGCACCGTATAGAGCGCGACGTCGTGACGAACGGCCTCGAGCGCGCGCTCGGCCTCGGAGATGCGCGCCTGCGATCCGGCGAGGCCGGCGATGGCGGCATCGAGCGCCTGCTGGCGCTGGTCGGCGGTCTCCTTGGTGGTCCAGCCGTTCTGCAACAGGCTGCGCGTCCGCTCCATCTCCTGCTCGGCCAGAGTTTTCTGCGTCTGCAATTGCGCGAGACTGGCCCGCGCCTGATCGACCACGTGCTGCGCCTGCTCGGCCTGCGCCTGCGCCTTGGCGAGCGACTGCTGCAGCTCCTTGCTGTCCATCCGCGCGACGATCTGTCCGGATTCGACGAGGTCGCCGATGTCGGCGCTGAGCTCGGCGACGCGGCCGGCATATTTGGTCGCAATGTCGATTTCATCGGCCTCGACGCGGCCGTTGCTGACGCTGATGCCGGGCGGCAGCGGCGGATGCAGGCGCTGCCACCAGACATAACCGCCGCCTCCGGCGGCACCGACGGCGAGCAACAAGAGCAACAAAGGCCAGCGCAGCCGTTTTTTCGCCGGCACATGCGGCACGGGCACATGTGTCGCGGCTTCCGTGGGAACAGGGGCGACAGCGTTGGTGTTCGCCAGCGGCGGCGCATCCGCCACGAGCTGCGTATCCTTTTGACTCATCTCCGAACGCCTCGGCCATCCTCGACACGCGTCCGGTTTGCCACAGCGCAGCAAAATTCCGTTGACTCAGCTCAAACGGTCCGGCGCAGCGACGCCGCTCGTCGCACGAACGCGATCACATTCCGGTTAGCGTGTGACAGTCGTTGCGAACACCGCCACGCGCGGTTTCAGGGCCGCGCGCACGCGCGCAACGACATCGCCATAATCACGGCGCGCATCCTGGCGGAACAGCCGCAGGCTCGGATACCAGGGGCTATCGTCACGATCGAGCAGCCAGCGATAGTCGGGTGTGTATGGCAGCATGATCCAGGTCGGCCTGCCCATGGCGCCGGCGAGATGCGCGACGCTGGTGTCGACGGTGATGACGAGATCGAGATCGTCGATCAGTGCGGCGGTGTCGACGAAGTCGCGGATATCGGCTGTGAGGTCGAGGATGTCGCCACGCGCGGCGAGCACCGTCTGGTCGGCGGGCCGTATGCCCTTCTGCAAGCTGACGAACTGCGCATCGAGATCGAGCAGCGGCGCGAGCATCGCCAGCGGCATCGACCGGTTGTGGTCGTTCAGATGCGCGGGGTTGCCGGACCACACGAGGCCGACGCGCAGACGGTCGCGCGGCCCGAGTCGCTGCTGCCACAGGGCGCGGCGCGCGTCGGGCGGGCGCGGCAGATAGGCAGGCGCAGCTGGAATCGTGTCGAGGCGGGTCGCGAAGGCGAGCGGCAGGCTGGACAATGGACAATGGATGTCGATCGCAGGCACCGCGTCGACGCCGCGCGCAAGGCATTGCGCCACGCCGTCCACGCCCGACAGCAACGGCTGCAGCACCGCATCGACCTCGAGCACAACGCGCGCGCCCCGCGCGGCGACCATCGTCGCGTAGCGCGCGAACTGAATGGTATCGCCAAGACCCTCATCGCTGTGGAGCAGGATGGTCCGGCCCTCCAGCGGATCATCCCCGAGCCACATCGGCACGTCGAAGCTGCGCTCCACGAAACCGACGGCGCGGCATTGACGCCCCCATTCACGCGCCGCCCAGCCGCGCGCGAAATCACCCGCCAGCAGGCGGAACAAGGCGGCATTCCAATGCGCATCGGCGAAATCCGGCCGCAACGCGATGGCGCGGTCGAAGCTCGCGAATGCCTCGTCGAATCGATGCAATTCGGCCAGCGAGGTGCCGCGGTGATTGTGGAAATCCGCGGTCTGCGGCCGGATGGCGATCGCCTTCTCGAACACCGTGATCGCTTCGTCATGGCGGCCGAGATTCTGCAGGATGCAGCCATAGCTGTTGGCGATGTCGGGGTCGTGCGGCGCCAAAGCATGCGCGCGCTGGCCGAAAGGCTGCGCCTCGTCGTAGCGGCGCAGCCGCCGCAGCGAGATGCCCTTCAGGCACAGCACGCCGGCCTGGTCCGGCTGCTGCCGCAGCGACTGATCGAACTGCGCGATCGCCTCGACATACCGCCCGGCATCGAAATGGACCGCGCCGGCCTTGTTGGCGGCGTCGACATGATCCGGCTGCAGCTTGAGCACCTGTTCGAACGCCAGCGCCGCCTCGTCGCGACGTCCCTCGGCCTCCAGCGACTCGCCGAGACGAAACCATGTCGGGGCGCGGTCGGGCGCCAGCTGCAGCAGCCGGTCACACGCCAGCGCCGCCTCGGCATGACGGCCGGTCAGCTGCAGCAGTTCGCTCAGCGCGTCCCAGCTCTCGACGGCGTCCGGCCGCAGCTGCAGCGCGCGATCATAGGCCTTGATCGCTTCGTCGAGCCGGCCGGCAAGCCGCAGCGCCTGGGCGAGGCCGATGAAGGAGTCGGGGACCGAAACGTCCTGCCGGATGGCACGGGCAAACCATTCGATGGCATCGTCGAACCGCTTGAGCGCGACACAGACGCGTCCCATCGCCTGCAGAGCATCGATCGAGGCGGCGTCCAGCGTCAGCGCGCGGCGGCAGGTCTCCTCCGCCTTCGTTAGCTGGCCGGCCCGCAACAGCCGCAGCGCCGCGTCACACAGCGCTTCCGCCGTATCGGCGCGGCCCGCCGACCCGGACTTGACCGGAGATTTGCCGGCGGACCGGTGCGGCTTGTGCTTCATCATGAGATCTCTGCGCTCGTGACACGAGCGGTAGATGATTCCCGGATGCGCGGAAAGATTGCGCGGTCACGGTCAGTGGGAGATCGACTGTCAGGACGTTGCCGGCGCGAGCGGCACGGCCTCAAGGCCACCGAAGCGGCGCTCCCGGCCATGAAACGAGGCCAGCGCTTCGGCAAGGTCGGCCGCGTCGAAATCGGGCCACATCCGATCCGTGAAGTGCAGCTCGGCATAAGCGCCTTCCCACAACAGGAAGTCGGACAGCCGCTGCTCGCCGGACGTGCGGATGATCAGGTCGACGTCGCGCAAGCCTGCCTCTCCGGTCACGAGATCGGAGAATGTCTGACGGGTCAGGCCCTCGATGCTGCCTGCCTTCGCCGCGGCATTGAGGATCGCGTCGCGCGCCGAGTAGTCGACGGCGATGCGCAGATGCAAGGTGCGGCCGTCGCGCGTCGCCTGCTCGGCGCGAGCGATCGCATCGGCGATGCCGCCCGGCAGCCGATCGCGGCGGCCGATCACGTTGAGGCGAACGCCGTTGCGCACCAGCGATTCCACCTCGCTGGCGAGATAGACCCGGAGCAGCGCCATCAGGGCGGCGACCTCGGCACGCGGCCGACGCCAATTGTCGCTGGAGAACGCGTAGAGCGTCAGCGTGCCGATGCCCTGATCCGGCGCGGCCTCGACGATGCGGCGGATCGCCTCGACGCCCGCCTCGTGGCCGCGCAGCCGCGACATGCCCTTGCGCGTCGCCCAGCGGCCGTTGCCGTCCATGATGATGCCGACATGAAGGCCGTCGACCACAGCAGGCGATTTCGGTTGCAGACTACTTTGCATTGCAAAGCTCCAGGTCAAAAAAACGCGATGAAACGGTCAGGCGCGGCCGTGGATGAGACTGGCCGAGGATGGGGTGGGGTCCTTGCCGGCCGCCGCGGCCGCGTCGCGGACCAGCCGCTCGAGCACGGCGAGATAATCGAGGAAGCGATGACGTCCGGCCTTGGTCAGGCGACAACTCGTATGCGGCCGGTTGCCCTCGTAGCCCTTGGTGACCTCCACCAAGCCGGCTTCCTGCAGCACCTGGAGATGGCGCGACAGGTTGCCGTCGGTCAGGCCACAGAGCTGCTTGAGGTCGGCGAAGGCCAACCCCTTCGGATGTGCCATCAACGAGGTGAGCAGGCCGAGCCGGGCCTTCTCGTGAATGACGCGGTCGAGCCCGTCATAGGAGAACGGCGCACTGCCGTCAGTCTTCGACATCGGAATCTCCGGTCGCGAAATACAGAATGCCGGCCATCAGCGCCTGGCCGACCGCAAAGGGCAGCCCCATCGTCCAGGGCGACAGCTGATGCGTGAGACTGCCGAGCAGCAGCACGGCGAAGCCGGCGATGAAGTAGAACGCGCCGGCCAGCGCGACCGAGCGCGGCAGCGAGCGCACCGAGGCGAAGACCCCGAGCGACATCAGGATCTGCCACAGCCCGGGCAGCGTCCACAGCGCCTCCGGCGCGAACTTCCACAACAGCACGGCGAGCAGCACGCCGGCGATGCCCGCGGGCAGAAACTGCTCCACGGCCTGATGGATCATCGCATCGGCAAGGCCAGAATGATGCCGCTGCGACCGGGCGCGCATTTCGACCCAGATGATGATCAGCGAGACACAGGCCGCGGCCGCCCAGCCGAGCAGGAACACCAGTGGTTCGGCGGTCGGATCCAGCAGGACGAACTGCTGGACAAGCGCGGTGATCAAGGCGACGGCGGCCGTTCCGGCCATCGTTGCGGGTCCGTAGCCGCGAAACGCGGTTCCAGCGGCGAGTTGGCTGCGGATGGCGATGATGTCTGCCAGCGCCTTGTCGAGGTCGCGCATGTCTGACGTAGGTCCCGCCCGAATTAACTTTGCGATACAAAGTATACACGATCACAAAGTCGTTGCAAGACGGCTCCTCGCGGGCGACCCGGATACCCTTGTCGGGCATCCGGACGGTCAGGACGGCTCAGTAGTAATTGTAGCGGTGCACGCGCTGAGGCGGCGGCATGTCGACATAGACGGTCGGGCCCCGCCGGGCCGGATCGAACGCCACGCGCGGGTTGATGCCGCATGCGACGCCGCGCCCCGAGGCGCTCGCCTTGCATTGCTCCAAGGTCTGGTAGGAGCAGTCGCCGGGATAACCGACACCCCTGCCCTGCACGCACCAGGGATAATCGTAGCCTCCGGCGGCGGCCGGCGTGGCGTCACCACCGCTGACGAGTGCAACGCCGACGAGGCCGGCCGCCATCATCATCACCTTGCGCATGATCTGTTCCTCTGCTGGCTGGAAGAATGCATCACACTGGCATGGTCAAAAAACGACAAACCCGCGGACTGGATCACCAAGCAAGGCGATGAGGTGTCGCGGATGCGGCAAGTCATCGCGGTGGGGACGTGCGGGTGCTGCGCCTCAATCCAGCTTCAGGCCGGCGAACTCGACGACCTTCTTCCACTTGTCCGTCTCGGCCGCGATTTGCGCGCCGAACTGCTCCGGCGACTGGATCAACGGCTCTCCGCCGAGATCGATCAGCCGCTTCGTGATCTCGGGCTCGGCCAGAACAGCGTTGACCTGTTTGTTGAGTTTCTCGACGATCTCCTTTGGCGTGTTCTTGGGCGCTCCCATGCCGAACAAGGCGCTCGCCTCGTAGCCGGGCACGGTCTCGGCGATCGCCTGGACATCCGGCAATTGCGCGGAACGTTCCTGGGTCGTGACGCCAAGGGCGCGCAGGGAGCCGGAGCGAATGTGCTGAATGATCGACGGCATGTTGTCGAAGATCACCTGGACCTGGCCGCCGAGCATGTCGGTGATCGCGGGCGCAGCGCCGCGATACGGCACATGCTGCATCTTGGTGCCGGTCATCGCCATGAACATCTCACCCGAGAGATGCACTGAGGTGCCATTGCCGGACGACGCCATGTTGACCTTGCCGGGATTCTCCTTGAGGTAGGCGATGAACTCGGCGACGGTCTTCGCCTTGATATCGCTGTTGACCGTCATCACGTTGGGCACGCGATTGAACGAGGCCACCGGCGCGACGTCGCGAACGAAATTGAACTTCAGGTTCGTGTAGAGGCTCGTGTTGATGTAGTTGGCGGGATTGACCAGCAACACCGTGTAGCCGTCGGGCTGGGCGTTCACGACCGTCTCGGTGCCGATATTATTGCCGGCGCCGGGCTTGTTCTCGACCACGAACTGCTGGCCGAACGTCTCCGAAAGCCGCTGTCCGATCAGCCGTGCCAGGATGTCGGTCGCGCCGCCCGGCGGATAGCCGACGACAAAGCGGACCGGGCGGCTCGGATAGTCGGCGGCGGAGGCCCTGCGAAGGGCGGCGACGGACGGAACGGCGGTGGCGATCAAGCCAAGCGCGGCACGGCGTGAAATCATGCGTTTCCTCGGTTATGTATCGTTGAGCGCCCGTGAACGAAGCGCTGGTGTCGATTGTAGCCCAACCGCGCGATCGTCGCGAGGTCGATGTCTTGATCAGGAGGAGAAGCTCATGCCGGTGAAGGTCCATGCACTCGATCACCTGGTCATCAACGTCGCCGACGTCGACCGAACGACAGCCTGGTACCAGAAGGTTTTGGGCATGGATTTGCAGGTCACCGACCTCGGGCCAGGACGCGCCAGGCGCACGTCGCTCTTGTTCGGGACCCAGAAGATCAACGTGCGACCGAAGGACGCGGACAAGGTCGACTGGTTCACCGCGGACCATGTCGGCGCGGGCAGCGACGATCTGTGCTTCCTGACCAGCAGCACTCCGGATGAAGTGGTGGCCCACCTGCAAGCGCTCGGCATCGCCATCGAGGAAGGCCCGGTCGACAAGCAGGGCGCCCGCGGCACCCTGCGCTCGGTGTATTGCCGCGATCCCGACGGCAGCCTGATCGAGATCTCGTCCTACCGGGAGTGAGCGCGGGCTGTGCGCTACTTCGTGACGGCTTCGCCGCTTTGCTCCATCCGGGCGACGATCTCGCTGCGCGACCAGCCGGTCAAGGCAGCCAGATCGGTCGCCTCCTTGGCGAAGCGTGCGGACAGGTTCTCCTGGTAGGACTTCGCCGCGTCGCATTTCGCCTCGCCGCGCCAGGGATGGCGCTGCACGTAGCGGCCCTGGAAATTGCCGCGGTCCTTGGTCTCGGTGAAGGCGATGTCCTCGGGAAACGATTTCGCATCGTAGCGGACGTGCAGCCGGGTCACATAGGCCTCGGAGCCGCCGCCGGCGCGACGGCCGGCGCTGAAGGCCGTGGCCTCGTCGCTGCCGATCCAGCGCGCGCCGAGCTCGACCAGCTCCTTGTTGCTCATCGGATCGGCGGCGCAGGGGTCGCACCACGCCATGTCCCAGGCATATTCGACGAACACCGCCTGCATGTTCTCGCGCGCGACGGCGCGTTCGAACAGCGCCTTGTAGAACGGGCCGAACTCGTTCTTGACGTACAGCGGCACATCGATATTCGACGGGATCTTCACCGTCCGATAGTTGGCTGCCTCGATGCGGCCGCTCCGCGTCAGCGCGTAGATGATGAGATCCTGCGGACCCCTGGCATTGACGGTGCCGAGCCGCAACGGGACCATGAACTTGGCGCTCTGGTAGCGGACCTGCAGCGGCCGGAGCTGGCCGGTGTCGAGCCCCTTCATCCGCTCGACATTGACCTTGGCCACGAAGAACCGCATGCCCTGCTTGATGTAGCTGCCGAGCACGGCCTCGGCCCCCTCGGGAATACGGTAGTTGTTGTCGGTCAGCCAGCGCGTCAGGCCGTCGCTTTCCTGCGCCGACAGGATCAACACGTCGTATTCGGCGACATCGTAGCTTGCCTCGATGGTGACGCCATAATCCGACTTGAATCCCAGGCGCGGAGCCCCCGCCATCATCGGCGCCGCCGGCATTGCCCGCGCTGCAACGATAACCGGCGCGCAGGGATCGTCGTCGTGGTATTCGACCAGCCGCGGCGCAGTGTATTTGTCGAGATGCTCGATCGTCTTCGGCTCGACGACGCCGATCTGCTTGCGCTCGATGAAGGTCGGCACGGGAACGACCACAGCGAATTCCTTCACGTCGCCCTCGAAGTCGCTGGCCATCGTGATCGAGGTCTGCTGGCCATCGCGCGACAGCACGACCTTGGATGACTGGTTGAACAGCTTGGAATCGGCCTGTGCGACATAGAAGCCGCAGAACGCCTGGGCCGGCACGATCGCCGCCTGGGACAGGATCGCTGCGGCGGCAACGCCGGTGCGGGCCATCGTGCTGAAGCGTGGGGTCATCGCGATACTCCTTCGGAAACGGGCGAACGCCAGGAAAAGCGGGCGGCCGGGATCAGCCGGTCGAGCACCAGGGTCAGTGGCGACAGCGCGATCAGCGCGACGTAGAGCGCCGGACGCATCTGCATGACGAACGTCAAATAGTGCGCGGTCACCGCGATGGTCATCGCGAACAGCAACCGGCCGGCGTGCGAGTCCGGCGTGGTGCGCGGATCGGAGATCATGAAGAAGGTGAAGATCAGCAGCGAACCGCTCTGCAATTGGTGCAGCGGAATCGCCAGGGGATCGCCGAGCCACAGCGCGCGCAACAGCAAGAGCGCGGCATGGCTGGCGAAAAAATAGATCGCGATATCCACCCGGCGCGATGCGCTCAGCACCAGGATCGCGAAGAAGCCAGCCAGGCTCGCGAACCAGACCTCCGTGCCCCATTGACCGGGCGAGATCCATACGCCATGCGATGTGAACAGCAGCACCACGATCGCAAAGCCGGCGGGATTGAAGAGGTGCTTGCCGTCGATGCGCAGCACGAATTTCGAGGCGATCGCGATGGCGGCGGCCGCCGCATGCAGCCAGAGCGCGTCCGCCCGCAGCAGCAGGCTGAGCGACAGGCCGGTGATGAGCGGCGACCTGAGATCGAGCGGCGTTCCGCTGAGACGGCAGCCGATCACCTGCGTAACCAGGGCCGTCGTGACGGCGATCACGCTCGCTGCCGGGCGTGCGCCAAAATCGATCATGGCGAAATTGATCGCCAGCAGCGTGGCCAATGCCGCGATCTGGAAATAGCGGGCATCGGGCAGCCGCCATGGTCGGGCCAGGGCCTGCATGCGAACCTCCGGGCGTGTCTTGCCGCGCCATTCGTCGCCGCCAATCGGCAACCGGTTCAATCCGATTTGCTCGCGGCGACGGTGAGTGGCAAAAGGTGGATGAACGACAAACGAAGCGGCCGGGACGGGCTGCGGACAAGAACAATGGGAGCGAACATGAACGGACTGACGATCGCGCCCGGTACGGTGACGCCGTTCGACGGCATGGACGTGCCGTGGCTGCTGAAGCTGCGCAGCGAGGTCAGGCGTGACCATCCGTTCCTGATCTGGGCGCCGTTCGACGCGCCGGCGCGGCGATGGAGCTATGGCGAGTTTCACGACCGCGTCGGCGCGCTGGCCGCGGGCCTCGTCAAGCGCGGCATCAAGCCGGGCGACGCGGTGCTGATCCATCTCGACAATTGCATCGAGGCGATGCTGGCGTGGTTCGCCTGCGTCGAGCTCGGCGCACTCGCGGTCACCACCAACACCCGCTCGGCTGCCGCCGAGATGAGCTACTTCGCCGATCACTGCCGCGCGGTCGCCGCGATCACCCAGCCGGCCTATGCCGAGATGATCTCGGCGCATTGCCGCGGCCTCCGCTGGCTTGCCGTGATCTCGCATGATCCGGGGCAGCCGGACGCAACGGCGGTCGGCGTGGGCGACCGGTTCGAGACGCTGTTTGCCGACAGCGCCGACCGGCCGCGGCGGGCCACCGATCCGCTGGCGCCGTGCAGCGTGCAGTACACGTCGGGGACGACGTCGCGGCCGAAGGCTGTGCTGTGGACGCACGCCAATGCGCTGTGGGGCGCCAAGGTCAACGCCGTGCACGAGGACCTGCACCAGGGCGACGTGCACCAGACCTATCTGCCGCTGTTCCACACCAATGCGCTGGCCTATTCGATGCTGGCGACCCTCTGGGTCGGCGCCAGCTGCGTGATCCAGCCACGCTTCTCGGCGAGCCGGTTCTGGAGCGTCGCGGTGGAGCATGGCTGCACCTGGACGTCGACGATCCCGTTCTGCATGAAGGCACTGCTCGACCAGGAGGTGCCGAAGGACCACAGATTCCGGCTGTGGGGCACAGCGGTGTCGGAGCCGACGGCGTTCGCGAAGTTCGGCATCAAGATCATCGGCTGGTGGGGCATGACCGAGACCATCACCCACGGCATCGTCGGCGAGGTCGACCAGCCGAACACGCCGATGTCGATCGGCCGCGCCGCGCCGGAATACACCATCCGCATCACCGATGATGACGGACGGCCGACGGCGGTCGGCGACACCGGCAATCTCGCCATCAAGGGCGTGCCCGGCCTGTCGCTGTTTTCAGAGTATCTCTACAACGAGGAAGCGACCCGGACGAGCTTCGATGCCGACGGCTTCTTCCTCACCGGCGACCGTGTCACGCGGCTTGACAACGGCTTCATCAAGTTCGGCGATCGCACCAAGGACATGCTGAAGGTCGGCGGCGAGAACGTCGCAGCGTCCGAGATCGAGCAGGTGATCATCACCGTGCCCGGT
Proteins encoded in this window:
- the rbbA gene encoding ribosome-associated ATPase/putative transporter RbbA, which produces MSIAAPPVAVVRHLSHRYRDVTALDDVSIEIPSGCVIGLIGPDGVGKSSLLSILAGARAIQAGEAVVLGADMADRRARQQVCPRIAYMPQGLGRNLYPDLSVYENIAFFARLFGQARAERDWRIAELMGATALADFAGRPAKKLSGGMKQKLGLCCSLIHDPDFLILDEPTTGVDPLSRRQFWDLIDRLRARSVSRMSVIVATAYMEEASRFDWLIAMNDGRILATGTPAELKAQTGAATIEDAFVALLPLDASRDHADTDMPVKTALDGSHETVIVARNLTCRFGDFTAVDDVSFQIRKGEIFGFVGSNGCGKTTTMKMLTGLLPPTSGEALIFGRSMEAGNHESRSRVGYMSQAFSLYGELTVRQNLVLHARLFHLPLAAAEQRIAELIERCDLADHLDGLAAELPLGIRQRLSLAVAIVHKPDLLILDEPTSGVDPVARNQFWRLLIELSRRDGMTIFVSTHFMNEAARCDRLSLMHEGRVLATDTPDGLIRAKQAQTLEQAFIAFLEQDAGVADPPATLTQAQPAPHRQQRPMVQRAFSPRRLLAYTIREGLELLRDPIRLMFALFGTAFLMIVIGFGISTDVNNLTFAALDRDQSPESRAYLAELRGSRYFVEKPPLADYAELERRMKSGDIKASIEIPPNFGIDIKRGRPAFVSAWIDGAMPFRAETIRGYLEGTHQLYLSDPAVKTARPQAASPVGVEIRFKYNQAFDSIYAMAPSTIALLLALFPAILMALAVVREKELGSITNLYVTPVTRLEFLVGKQLPYIAVALVNFALMVVMALTLFRVPMKGDGLPLVTGTIVYVVTTTGFGMLISTFCRTQIAALFGTAILTVLPATQFSGMLVPVSSLSGVARMIGMGFPMTYYRPITVGTFTKGLGFADLGADILMLLVFIPVLTGLSLLMLPKQER
- a CDS encoding HlyD family secretion protein, with product MSQKDTQLVADAPPLANTNAVAPVPTEAATHVPVPHVPAKKRLRWPLLLLLLAVGAAGGGGYVWWQRLHPPLPPGISVSNGRVEADEIDIATKYAGRVAELSADIGDLVESGQIVARMDSKELQQSLAKAQAQAEQAQHVVDQARASLAQLQTQKTLAEQEMERTRSLLQNGWTTKETADQRQQALDAAIAGLAGSQARISEAERALEAVRHDVALYTVQIADNSLIAPKAGRIQYRLANVGEVLGAGGKVFTMLDTGYVYMDVFLPTEEVGKIKIGSDARILLDAYADHPIPAKVSFVASQAQFTPKTVETRSERDKLMFRVRVRVDPARLAAHADAVRSGLPGVAYVRWGSDVAWPARLQAAP
- a CDS encoding tetratricopeptide repeat protein, coding for MKHKPHRSAGKSPVKSGSAGRADTAEALCDAALRLLRAGQLTKAEETCRRALTLDAASIDALQAMGRVCVALKRFDDAIEWFARAIRQDVSVPDSFIGLAQALRLAGRLDEAIKAYDRALQLRPDAVESWDALSELLQLTGRHAEAALACDRLLQLAPDRAPTWFRLGESLEAEGRRDEAALAFEQVLKLQPDHVDAANKAGAVHFDAGRYVEAIAQFDQSLRQQPDQAGVLCLKGISLRRLRRYDEAQPFGQRAHALAPHDPDIANSYGCILQNLGRHDEAITVFEKAIAIRPQTADFHNHRGTSLAELHRFDEAFASFDRAIALRPDFADAHWNAALFRLLAGDFARGWAAREWGRQCRAVGFVERSFDVPMWLGDDPLEGRTILLHSDEGLGDTIQFARYATMVAARGARVVLEVDAVLQPLLSGVDGVAQCLARGVDAVPAIDIHCPLSSLPLAFATRLDTIPAAPAYLPRPPDARRALWQQRLGPRDRLRVGLVWSGNPAHLNDHNRSMPLAMLAPLLDLDAQFVSLQKGIRPADQTVLAARGDILDLTADIRDFVDTAALIDDLDLVITVDTSVAHLAGAMGRPTWIMLPYTPDYRWLLDRDDSPWYPSLRLFRQDARRDYGDVVARVRAALKPRVAVFATTVTR